One part of the Strix aluco isolate bStrAlu1 chromosome 27, bStrAlu1.hap1, whole genome shotgun sequence genome encodes these proteins:
- the ATP5MC2 gene encoding ATP synthase F(0) complex subunit C2, mitochondrial has protein sequence MYACAKFVSAPVLVRRSSRVLYQPLSASVLSSPEAWTEQARPGAHRTIQTSAAHRDIDTAAKFIGAGAATVGVAGSGAGIGTVFGSLIIGYARNPSLKQQLFSYAILGFALSEAMGLFCLMVAFLILFAM, from the exons ATGTACGCCTGTGCAAAGTTCGTCTCCGCTCCTGTGCTC GTGAGGAGGAGCTCGCGGGTGCTGTAccagcccctctctgcctccGTGCTGAGCAGCCCTGAGGCCTGGACGGAGCAG GCGCGGCCAGGCGCCCACCGGACCATCCAGACGAGCGCGGCCCACCGGGACATCGACACCGCCGCCAAGTTCATCGGCGCCGGCGCTGCCACCGTGGGAGTGGCCGGTTCTGGCGCTGGCATCGGCACCGTCTTCGGCAGCCTCATCATCGGCTACGCCAG GAACCCCTCGCTTAAACAGCAGCTCTTCTCCTACGCCATCTTGGGCTTCGCCCTCTCCGAGGCCATGGGGCTCTTCTGCCTCATGGTGGCCTTCCTCATCCTCTTCGCCATGTGA